In Corylus avellana chromosome ca2, CavTom2PMs-1.0, the following proteins share a genomic window:
- the LOC132169722 gene encoding disease resistance protein RPM1-like, translating to MGGIGKTTLAKKVYENELVKGHFDCRVWITVSQSYNVQKILMSMTKKVYCENEMAPGQIDMTDEITLISQLRKYLQQKRYVVVFDDVWTSEFWEIVKHALPCNDRGSRIIITTRNDLISVSCKESFFDQVHKLQPLSQDKAWELFCRKAFQSEFQRCCPKELVKLSMDIVKKCEGLPLAIVAIGGLLSTKEKVPLEWKTLHDSLSSELECNPHLTNVTKILSLSYHDLLCYLKVCYLYFGIFPEDYSITSTRLLWLWEAGGFIKGKKGKALVEVADEYLMELIHRNLVQVSFAEFDYEIIRKYRIHDLLHETILSKIGELNFSQVLEAGNTTFHGKSRSLSIHDARENVFETIEYSRVRSIFLFNINEMPQSFMVKLFKKFKLLKVLDFEDAPIDYLAQEVGTLFHLKYLNLRGTKVKILPNSVGMLQNLQSLNLVQTPVRELPIEIFRLYKLRHVSAHSHDFGIKSSLYSIQGVKVHEGVGCLNELQDLSMIEANHHGVGLFEELGKLSQLRMFGISNMTTERGRALCTSIQKMVHLKILVVGSISEDELIDLESISLPPPSLMHIYLRGRLKKLPNWILELQNLVTLVLFFSSLEEYPLSCVQALPNLITLSLNQAYDGEQLHFEGGFRKLKKLTLREMKKLKMVEIDKGSLSSLEQLEIGPCPQMKEVPSGIQHLESLKLIDFYEMQREFVLRMQPDGGEDYWKVKKVTTIRLKYRIKGERYQIYKLGDSKLLERLQGSIWGDQTAM from the coding sequence ATGGgcggaattggtaagacaactcttGCTAAGAAAGTATATGAGAATGAATTAGTGAAAGGACATTTTGATTGCCGTGTTTGGATCACAGTGTCTCAGTCATACAATGTCCAGAAGATACTCATGTCCATGACAAAGAAAGTCTACTGTGAAAATGAAATGGCTCCAGGACAAATAGACATGACGGACGAGATCACATTAATCAGCCAGTTGAGGAAATATTTACAGCAAAAGAGGTATGTTGTGGTTTTTGATGATGTTTGGACGTCAGAGTTTTGGGAAATTGTGAAACATGCTTTACCATGCAATGACAGAGGAAGCAGGATTATTATCACAACACGCAATGATCTCATTAGTGTATCTTGTAAAGAATCTTTTTTCGATCAGGTCCACAAGCTACAACCTCTGTCTCAAGACAAGGCTTGGGAATTGTTTTGTAGAAAGGCATTCCAGTCCGAGTTTCAAAGGTGTTGTCCCAAAGAGTTGGTGAAACTGTCGATGGACATTGTCAAAAAATGTGAAGGCCTACCACTTGCAATTGTTGCCATAGGTGGTCTTTTGTCAACAAAGGAAAAGGTGCCATTAGAATGGAAAACGTTGCATGATAGCCTCAGTTCTGAGCTAGAATGTAATCCACACCTTACAAATGTaacaaaaattctctctcttagtTATCATGATCTTCTATGCTACCTAAAGGTTTGTTACTTGTACTTCGGCATTTTTCCAGAGGACTACTCCATCACAAGTACAAGATTACTTTGGCTATGGGAAGCTGGGGGCttcataaaaggaaagaagggaAAGGCACTGGTAGAGGTAGCTGATGAATACTTAATGGAGCTCATCCACAGAAACTTGGTTCAAGTTTCATTTGCGGAGTTTGATTATGAGATAATTAGAAAGTATAGAATCCATGATCTGCTGCATGAAACCATCCTATCGAAGATTGGAGAGTTGAATTTCTCTCAAGTTCTGGAAGCAGGCAATACTACTTTCCATGGTAAAAGTCGGAGCCTATCAATCCACGATGCTAGAGAAAATGTTTTTGAGACAATTGAGTACTCTCGTGTCcgttctatttttctcttcaacattAATGAAATGCCCCAGTCTTTCATGgttaaattgttcaaaaagttCAAGCTTTTGAAAGTGTTAGATTTTGAAGATGCTCCTATTGATTATCTTGCTCAAGAAGTGGGTACTTTATTCCATTTGAAGTACTTAAATTTGAGGGGAACAAAAGTGAAGATACTTCCAAATTCAGTGGGTATGCTACAAAACCTTCAATCACTAAATCTTGTACAAACCCCAGTGCGTGAGCTACCAATTGAGATATTTAGGCTATATAAGTTACGACATGTTAGTGCTCATTCTCATGACTTTGGAATTAAAAGTAGCCTTTATTCGATACAAGGAGTAAAAGTACATGAAGGGGTTGGATGTTTAAACGAATTGCAGGACCTATCAATGATTGAGGCAAATCATCATGGGGTTGGTTTATTTGAAGAGCTCGGAAAGTTGAGTCAGTTGAGGATGTTCGGCATTTCAAATATGACTACAGAACGAGGGAGGGCCCTATGTACCTCCATACAAAAGATGGTccaccttaaaattttggttgtaGGCTCAATTAGTGAAGATGAGCTTATAGACTTAGAATCAATTTCTTTGCCCCCTCCATCTCTAATGCATATCTATCTAAGAGGGCGATTGAAGAAGTTGCCGAATTGGATTCTAGAGCTTCAAAATCTGGTCACGCTAGtcttatttttctcatcatTAGAGGAATATCCACTGTCGTGTGTCCAAGCTTTGCCAAATCTAATTACCCTTTCCCTCAATCAAGCGTATGATGGGGAGCAACTGCATTTTGAGGGAGGTTTTAGAAAACTCAAGAAGCTCACCCTCAGAGAgatgaaaaaattaaagatggtGGAAATAGACAAAGGATCACTGTCCAGTCTTGAGCAACTAGAGATTGGGCCATGCCCACAAATGAAGGAGGTACCCTCTGGAATCCAACACCTTGAAAGCCTAAAGCTTATTGACTTCTATGAAATGCAGAGAGAATTTGTGCTACGTATGCAGCCTGATGGAGGCGAAGATTATTGGAAAGTCAAGAAGGTAACTACTATCCGTCTCAAGTATCGGATTAAAGGAGAACGATATCAAATATACAAGCTCGGTGACTCGAAATTATTGGAGCGTTTGCAAGGGTCAATCTGGGGGGATCAAACTGCCATGTAG
- the LOC132172392 gene encoding uncharacterized protein LOC132172392, which yields MDQEGRQVLPGRVCESSSSSVNGVVSEAEGVILVNSEERETVCVNEGNGGLEVLGRVLIKEQENVVNQEEIDRGMSENSSNLAGEVVCETLVVFNADEALCIGGDDMGSGARSDEFGSSKVSTKEAKTRVSELERNACVIDVKCGSGKGFGENWDGERVCRICHLSSEQSSDGTPVVTSNANMTSTTDLIELGCGCKDELGIAHNYCAETWFKLKGNRLCEICGQTAKNITGVGGNRFVEEWNERRFTGGSSNSSNRSRGCWRGQPFCNFLMACLVIAFVLPWFFRVNMF from the exons atggATCAGGAGGGGCGTCAGGTATTACCGGGTCGGGTTTGTGAGAGTTCGAGCAGTTCGGTTAATGGGGTGGTGTCTGAGGCTGAGGGTGTGATTTTGGTTAATTCAGAAGAGAGGGAGACTGTGTGTGTTAATGAAGGAAATGGGGGTTTGGAAGTATTGGGTAGGGTGCTaataaaagaacaagaaaatgtAGTCAACCAAGAGGAGATTGATCGAGGAATGAGTGAGAATTCTAGCAATTTGGCTGGTGAGGTTGTGTGTGAGACTCTGGTTGTTTTTAATGCGGATGAGGCTTTGTGTATTGGGGGAGATGATATGGGCTCGGGAGCAAGAAGTGATGAATTCGGGTCGAGTAAGGTATCGACAAAAGAGGCGAAGACAAGGGTGTCTGAATTGGAGAGGAATGCGTGTGTGATTGATGTGAAGTGTGGTAGTGGTAAAGGGTTTGGTGAGAATTGGGATGGGGAAAGGGTTTGCAGGATTTGCCATTTGAGTTCGGAGCAGTCGTCGGACGGGACACCAGTGGTTACTAGTAATGCTAATATGACTTCAACAACGGATTTAATTGAGCTTGGTTGTGGGTGTAAAGATGAGCTAGGCATTGCACATAATTACTGTGCCGAGACGTGGTTTAAGCTAAAAGGGAACAG ATTGTGTGAAATTTGTGGTCAAACAGCCAAAAATATTACTGGTGTTGGGGGTAACAGATTCGTGGAGGAATGGAATGAAAGGAGATTTACAGGTGGCAGTAGTAATTCCTCAAACCGGAGTAGAGGATGTTGGCGGGGACAGCCATTTTGTAACTTCCTGATGGCGTGCCTGGTAATAGCTTTCGTGCTGCCATGGTTTTTTCGTGTAAATATGTTCTAA
- the LOC132171569 gene encoding probable LRR receptor-like serine/threonine-protein kinase At5g45780 isoform X2, translated as MEGVKRGFGLFFFYLFFWMPMVADASDSLLSPKGVNYEVAALMAVKNKMNDELHVMNGWDINSVDPCTWNMVACSAEGFVVSLEMASMGLSGMLSPSISNLSHLNTMLLKNNQLSGPIPPDIGKLLELQTLDLSGNQFVGEIPRSLGFLTHLSYLQLSRNKLSGQIPKPVADLTGLSFLDLSFNNFSGPTPKILAKGYSITGNNLICTPTSAQICMGVSAPINGSSQKVSRHHQWVLSVAIGISCTFFVSVMLLVCWVHWYRSRLLFTSYVQQDYEFDISHLKRFSFRELQNATGNFSPKNILGQGGFGVVYKGCLPNRTMVAVKRLKDPNYTGEVQFQTEVEMIGLALHRNLLRLYGFCMTQDERLLVYPYMPNGSVADRLRDTCREKPTLDWNRRMRIAVGAARGLLYLHEQCNPTIIHRDVKAANILLDESFEAVVGDFGLAKLLDRRDSHVTTAVRGTVGHIAPEYLSTGQSSEKTDVFGFGILLLELITGQKALDAGNCQVQKGMILDLVRTLYEEKRLEALVDRDLRDCYDALQLQKVVELVLQCTKSHPNLRPKMSEVMKVLEGLVEQLGRTEDSQGGSNPCEARACSFSRIYSDVHEESSFIIEAMELSGPR; from the exons ATGGAAGGTGTAAAGCGGGGTTTTGGGTTGTTCTTCTTTTACCTCTTCTTTTGGATGCCAATGGTTGCTGATGCATCTGACAGTCTTCTTTCTCCCAAGGGTGTTAACTATGAGG TGGCTGCTCTGATGGCAGTGAAGAACAAGATGAATGACGAGTTGCACGTGATGAATGGGTGGGATATTAATTCCGTTGATCCTTGCACGTGGAACATGGTCGCTTGCTCTGCCGAAGGTTTCGTTGTTTCCCT TGAAATGGCCAGTATGGGGTTATCAGGAATGCTTTCGCCAAGTATTTCAAATTTGAGTCACCTTAACACAAT GTTGTTGAAGAACAATCAGTTATCTGGTCCTATCCCTCCTGACATTGGGAAGCTTTTAGAGCTTCAAACTCTTGACCTCTCGGGTAACCAGTTCGTTGGAGAAATTCCTCGTTCTTTGGGGTTTCTAACTCATCTAAGTTACTT GCAGCTCAGTAGAAACAAATTATCGGGGCAGATTCCTAAACCAGTCGCTGATCTCACAGGTCTTTCGTTCTT GGATTTATCATTCAATAATTTTAGCGGCCCCACTCCAAAAATACTAGCAAAGGGCTACAG TATTACAGGGAATAACTTGATTTGCACTCCTACATCAGCACAAATTTGCATGGGTGTTTCAGCGCCGATAAACG GTTCATCTCAGAAAGTCAGCCGTCATCATCAATGGGTGCTTTCTGTTGCCATAGGCATCAGTTGCACATTTTTCGTTTCTGTGATGCTGCTTGTTTGTTGGGTGCATTGGTACAGATCTAGGCTTCTCTTTACATCTTACG TGCAGCAAGATTATGAATTTGATATTAGTCATCTCAAGAGGTTTTCATTTCGTGAATTGCAAAATGCCACTGGGAATTTTAGTCCCAAAAACATCCTAGGGCAAGGTGGATTTGGAGTGGTTTATAAAGGATGTCTTCCAAATAGGACGATGGTGGCTGTTAAGAGGCTGAAAGATCCAAATTACACAGGAGAAGTGCAGTTTCAAACTGAAGTTGAAATGATTGGCTTGGCATTGCATCGAAATCTCTTACGTTTGTATGGATTTTGTATGACACAAGACGAAAGGTTGCTTGTTTATCCTTATATGCCAAATGGGAGTGTTGCTGACAGATTGAGAG ACACTTGTCGAGAGAAGCCCACTTTGGATTGGAACAGACGAATGCGGATTGCTGTTGGGGCTGCCCGTGGGCTTCTGTACTTACACGAACAGTGCAACCCGACAATTATTCACAGGGACGTAAAAGCTGCAAACATTTTGCTTGACGAAAGTTTTGAAGCTGTAGTCGGGGATTTCGGTCTTGCTAAGCTGTTAGATCGGAGAGATTCACATGTCACTACTGCAGTGCGTGGCACTGTAGGACACATTGCACCAGAGTATCTTTCAACTGGACAATCTTCAGAAAAGACCGATGTTTTTGGATTTGGCATACTACTTTTGGAACTCATAACAGGGCAAAAGGCATTAGATGCTGGAAATTGTCAGGTTCAGAAGGGAATGATTCTTGATTTG GTTAGAACCTTATATGAGGAGAAGAGGCTGGAGGCACTGGTAGATAGGGATCTTAGGGACTGCTATGATGCATTACAGCTGCAGAAAGTGGTAGAGCTGGTTCTGCAGTGTACCAAGTCACATCCCAATCTCCGGCCAAAGATGTCGGAAGTTATGAAGGTCTTGGAAGGTCTTGTCGAGCAGTTGGGACGCACGGAGGATTCGCAAGGCGGAAGCAACCCTTGTGAGGCAAGGGCTTGTAGTTTTTCCAGAATTTACAGTGATGTTCATGAGGAATCTTCATTTATAATTGAAGCCATGGAGCTCTCTGGACCTCGGTAA
- the LOC132171569 gene encoding probable LRR receptor-like serine/threonine-protein kinase At5g45780 isoform X1, protein MEGVKRGFGLFFFYLFFWMPMVADASDSLLSPKGVNYEVAALMAVKNKMNDELHVMNGWDINSVDPCTWNMVACSAEGFVVSLEMASMGLSGMLSPSISNLSHLNTMLLKNNQLSGPIPPDIGKLLELQTLDLSGNQFVGEIPRSLGFLTHLSYLQLSRNKLSGQIPKPVADLTGLSFLDLSFNNFSGPTPKILAKGYSITGNNLICTPTSAQICMGVSAPINDTGSSQKVSRHHQWVLSVAIGISCTFFVSVMLLVCWVHWYRSRLLFTSYVQQDYEFDISHLKRFSFRELQNATGNFSPKNILGQGGFGVVYKGCLPNRTMVAVKRLKDPNYTGEVQFQTEVEMIGLALHRNLLRLYGFCMTQDERLLVYPYMPNGSVADRLRDTCREKPTLDWNRRMRIAVGAARGLLYLHEQCNPTIIHRDVKAANILLDESFEAVVGDFGLAKLLDRRDSHVTTAVRGTVGHIAPEYLSTGQSSEKTDVFGFGILLLELITGQKALDAGNCQVQKGMILDLVRTLYEEKRLEALVDRDLRDCYDALQLQKVVELVLQCTKSHPNLRPKMSEVMKVLEGLVEQLGRTEDSQGGSNPCEARACSFSRIYSDVHEESSFIIEAMELSGPR, encoded by the exons ATGGAAGGTGTAAAGCGGGGTTTTGGGTTGTTCTTCTTTTACCTCTTCTTTTGGATGCCAATGGTTGCTGATGCATCTGACAGTCTTCTTTCTCCCAAGGGTGTTAACTATGAGG TGGCTGCTCTGATGGCAGTGAAGAACAAGATGAATGACGAGTTGCACGTGATGAATGGGTGGGATATTAATTCCGTTGATCCTTGCACGTGGAACATGGTCGCTTGCTCTGCCGAAGGTTTCGTTGTTTCCCT TGAAATGGCCAGTATGGGGTTATCAGGAATGCTTTCGCCAAGTATTTCAAATTTGAGTCACCTTAACACAAT GTTGTTGAAGAACAATCAGTTATCTGGTCCTATCCCTCCTGACATTGGGAAGCTTTTAGAGCTTCAAACTCTTGACCTCTCGGGTAACCAGTTCGTTGGAGAAATTCCTCGTTCTTTGGGGTTTCTAACTCATCTAAGTTACTT GCAGCTCAGTAGAAACAAATTATCGGGGCAGATTCCTAAACCAGTCGCTGATCTCACAGGTCTTTCGTTCTT GGATTTATCATTCAATAATTTTAGCGGCCCCACTCCAAAAATACTAGCAAAGGGCTACAG TATTACAGGGAATAACTTGATTTGCACTCCTACATCAGCACAAATTTGCATGGGTGTTTCAGCGCCGATAAACG ATACAGGTTCATCTCAGAAAGTCAGCCGTCATCATCAATGGGTGCTTTCTGTTGCCATAGGCATCAGTTGCACATTTTTCGTTTCTGTGATGCTGCTTGTTTGTTGGGTGCATTGGTACAGATCTAGGCTTCTCTTTACATCTTACG TGCAGCAAGATTATGAATTTGATATTAGTCATCTCAAGAGGTTTTCATTTCGTGAATTGCAAAATGCCACTGGGAATTTTAGTCCCAAAAACATCCTAGGGCAAGGTGGATTTGGAGTGGTTTATAAAGGATGTCTTCCAAATAGGACGATGGTGGCTGTTAAGAGGCTGAAAGATCCAAATTACACAGGAGAAGTGCAGTTTCAAACTGAAGTTGAAATGATTGGCTTGGCATTGCATCGAAATCTCTTACGTTTGTATGGATTTTGTATGACACAAGACGAAAGGTTGCTTGTTTATCCTTATATGCCAAATGGGAGTGTTGCTGACAGATTGAGAG ACACTTGTCGAGAGAAGCCCACTTTGGATTGGAACAGACGAATGCGGATTGCTGTTGGGGCTGCCCGTGGGCTTCTGTACTTACACGAACAGTGCAACCCGACAATTATTCACAGGGACGTAAAAGCTGCAAACATTTTGCTTGACGAAAGTTTTGAAGCTGTAGTCGGGGATTTCGGTCTTGCTAAGCTGTTAGATCGGAGAGATTCACATGTCACTACTGCAGTGCGTGGCACTGTAGGACACATTGCACCAGAGTATCTTTCAACTGGACAATCTTCAGAAAAGACCGATGTTTTTGGATTTGGCATACTACTTTTGGAACTCATAACAGGGCAAAAGGCATTAGATGCTGGAAATTGTCAGGTTCAGAAGGGAATGATTCTTGATTTG GTTAGAACCTTATATGAGGAGAAGAGGCTGGAGGCACTGGTAGATAGGGATCTTAGGGACTGCTATGATGCATTACAGCTGCAGAAAGTGGTAGAGCTGGTTCTGCAGTGTACCAAGTCACATCCCAATCTCCGGCCAAAGATGTCGGAAGTTATGAAGGTCTTGGAAGGTCTTGTCGAGCAGTTGGGACGCACGGAGGATTCGCAAGGCGGAAGCAACCCTTGTGAGGCAAGGGCTTGTAGTTTTTCCAGAATTTACAGTGATGTTCATGAGGAATCTTCATTTATAATTGAAGCCATGGAGCTCTCTGGACCTCGGTAA